A window of Bacteroidota bacterium genomic DNA:
AAAGAGTGTTCTTTAGCCATAAAGCTACTAAGTTAGTAGGGAAGAAGTGTTTTGCGTCTTCGAGCCTTAGCGGCATACAAGTATATTTTACGCTTGCAAATCGGGTTTGCCAATTTTGCCTAAGTGGGTAAACTTAATGCCTGTTTCATTGCAAAGGGGTTTTTCTTTAGCCACAAAGCCACTAAGTTAGAAAGGAAGAAGTGTTTTGCGTCTTCGAGCCTTAGCGGCATACAAGAATATTTTACGCTTGCAAATCGGGTTTACCTATGTTGCCTAAGTGGGTAAACTTAAAACCGGTTTCAAATTTCAAACCATAGCCCATCATTCTGTCCATTGCGGCATGGCTGAATAAAATTACTCCGGTAAGTGCAGTAGCATCACTTTTCAGGTAAAAACCCAAAACGGCAATAATCAGCGCAAGAGCTTTGTGGTGGAACAGATTGTAAACGGCAGCCCCCACTTTATTGTTTACGGTATAACCCAGCATACCAATATCAGGGGTAAGAATAAGAGCAGCAAATACCCACCAAGCGTAGGGTAGTTGTGAGAATACTATAATGCCCAAAGCAAACTGGGCGGCTTCTTCTAATTTTAATGTTGTTTTCATGCTACAAACCTACGCCGATAGGGTAGGGTAGCCGCTTGACAAAAATCAAGAAATGCGGGTGGTTTGTTTTTTACGTAAACGACTCAGGGTTTCGGGTTTCATGCCCAACATACTTGCCAAGTGTTGCAAAGGTGCACGGGCGGCCAGTTCAGGACGTTCAATCAGTAGTTTCTCATAACGCTCTTCTGCGGTTTGGTGCAGTTGCGAGAACATTCGTTCCTCTAATCCCAAGTAACTAAAAATCAATAGCTGACTTTCAAAAATGCGCCACTGGGTGTATTTGTTCAGCAATTCGCGGTGGTCGTCGCAATCCAGTACTAAAAGCTCACAGTCAGTAATAGCTTGCAAATTCCAACGGCTTGGTGTTTTAAAACTAAAGCTGCTGAGTGAGGTATCAAAATATCCTTCTTCGCTAATCCAGTGGGTAATTTCTTCTCCATCAACCTCATACCAAGTGCGCAACAAACCTTCTTTTACCCAACCCACTTGTGTGCTTACTTGTCCGGCTTTTACCCAAAAGGCACCTTTAGGCAAGTGTAATGGTTTAAAGTACGAGGCAATGTCTTGCAAGCTCTCTTCATCAAGGCCTATAAAACGGCGTATGGCTTGTTGCAGTTCCATTTTATCCTTCGCTCAATTGTTTTCGTATCTGGCTCAAAAACTCAGGGGTGATACCCAAGTAGGCCGCTATTTGATGTTGGGGCAGGCGTTGCTCCAATTTGGGGTATTTTTCAATAAAGTACAGGTAACGTTCTTTAGCGGTTTTGCTGATATTGAACAAAATCCGCTGTTGCTGGGCTATGTATGCGTTTTGCATCATTATCCTGAAAAACCGTTCCAGTTTGGGTATTTTAAGGTACAAGGCTTCAAGCGCTGAATGTTCTATTTGCAACACTTCTGAATCTTCCAGTGCGTCAATATTCAGTTTAGAGGGCGTTTGGGTTAAAAAGCTCAACAAGTCAGATGTCCACCAGTCTTCAACAGCAAACATGATAATATGTTCCGTGCCAGCATCGTCTATATAATAAGCCCTTAAACAACCGCTTACCACAAAGTTTTCGTAACGGCAAACATCACCGGCTTGCAGCACGTATTGCCGTTTTCTGTACTTGCGTAAGGTTACAGCTTGCCACAGCAATTCTTTTTCTTCATCGGTAAGCTGTATATGTCGGCTAAGACCTGCTTCGAGCAGTGGGTGCATAACTGCAAAGAAAACTATTAATATTCACTATCAATGTAACAGCCTACAGCGGTAGTTTCCGTTACGGGAGCGGTTTTACCTGCCAGCAAGGCATCCAGCGCGTTTTTTAGGTCAGGCACTGCGGGAGTAGTTTTGCGTTTACCCAATGTAGTGTACTTATCGTCAATACGGCCTTTGTAGTGCACTATCCCTGTGGTTTCATTCACCACAAATACTTGCGGGGTTATTGTAGCCCCTAATCGGTTCATGTATTGGCGGCCAATATCTTTTCGTAGTTCAAAAGTAAGTTGGTATTCGCGACGGAAGCTATCAATAGTAGCGGAGTCAGAATCAGGGTTTGGAAACAAGCCTACCACTGTAACTCCTTTGCCTGCATATTCTGCACTAAGGGTATTTAAAGTAAGGGTGTGGTATTGGCAAATGGGGCAACTTTCACCCAAAAATACATATACAGTGTATTGAGCTTTTGCAGCGGCAAAAGCAAGCACCATCAATACAAGGGTTAATAATCGCCTCATTATTGTTTAATAATTTTTTGGGTGAATACCTGTGTACCGTTTTGCAAACTGATGTAATAAACACCCGCCGCTAAATTACTTACATCCATCTTGTTTTCGCCTTGCAGCAATACTGTTTGTTTATTAAAGATGGTCTTGCCTGTCGCATCCATTACCGTAACAAGGGTTGTTCCCTCTATACCTGCAAGGTTGTTGATGTACAACACATCATTGCTTACAGGTATGGGGTATACTTCAAAGGCGTTATTGCTCACCTCGTTGGTGCTGTTAATAATCGTCCACACATTAAAATATGAGGTATCGCTTTTGCAGCCGTTGGTATCGCGTACTACCAGTTTTATTACTGCTGCCAGCAGGGTGTTATCCCAACGCAGGGTAATACTGTCTTTATTGGCTTGCAACAAATCAGGGGTTTGACTTACCGACCAAGTATAGTTGTAAGTAGGTTGGCCTTGGGCTTTGTATGTAAACGGCCTGCCTAATTGTATAAACGGATTACCCGTAATGTTTACGGGAGCAGGTTTGGGCAATACACTCACATTTTGGGTAATTGAGCTTTTGCAGCCAGTGGTAGTATTTTCGGTAGTTAAATTGACGGTGTAATTTCCTGCCCCTACAGTAAATGTTTTTAGTGCATTTGGGAAGGAGGTTATTATAGAATCCCCGTCAGAGAATTTCCAGGTGTACTTATCGGTGAAAGTATTTGAGGCTAATTTCAAAAGATTACTATCGGCACATTGCCCTTCCCACAGTGCAATGAAACCCGCAGCTGGATTGGTATTCACCGTTAAGGTAGTGGTTGTGCTGTCGTAACAGCCGTTAATACCTACGGCATAGCTTAACGTGTAAGTGCCTGAAGTATTAAAAAACTTTACCAACGAATCAGTAAACACCTCCGTTTGCCCATCAATGCGCCAGCTTTGGGTATAAGGTGCAGGGTATGCAGCAATGCCATTACGTATTACAAAGCGGTTGCCATTTAAGCACTGGGCGGCATTATTAATTAGTATCGAAGCTTTGGGTGCAGGTTTCAGCTTGGCATACACCGTTTGGTTTTCAAAGTTGTTGATACATCCAGTAGAAAGGTCTTCAACAATTAGTTGTACCGTTTGCCAGCCGCTGTCGGCAAAGTTTTTAGCCACTTGTTGGGTGTACAAAGTATCTCCGTCAGAAAATGCCCATGTATAGCTTACGCCCGTAGCGGGTGAAAGCAGTTGCACGTTGGTACTATCAGTACAAGAACCGCCCTTTACCAAGGTAATGCCCGATTGAGGGATGGGATTAACCAGCAAATGCAAAACAGTGCTGTCGTAACAGTTACCGCTTGAAACAACTGCTACGCTTGCATTAAATGAACCTGCGCCTACAAAACTCTCAACCAAAGAGTCGGTATAGGTTTTTTGCTGCCCGTCTATCCACCAGCGTTCGGTGTATGGGAGGGTGTAACCTTGCGGTTGGGTTTTCTTAATAATAAATGTGTTGTTGAATTCGCACTGCTCGCTGTCGTTTACCGTCAACATTAATTTTGGAGCAGGTAAAAAGGTAGCACTGTCAATAATTCCTAGTGAAGTATTGTAATACGTTCCGGCAGGAGTTTTTTGCAGGCGCAGGGCTTTTACCATGTAATAATTTTTACCTAATAAGGGCGAAGCATCCACATAGTTTGCGGCAGTGGTTTGGCCGATTAATTCGTACTTACCGTCAACAGAGGCAGCACGGTAGATGCGGTGAGCCATGATTCCGGTATCGGTAGAAGCAGTCCAGTTTAATGATACATTAGAGCAACTTTCAGTGGCCGATAACGAAGTAGCAGGCGTAATGGGGTGTAATCGCAAAGTAGGGTCGCCCATTAAACCCATGGTAACTCCGTTGCTTGAATAGTATGAGTGGTATAAGTTGCGCGGCGAGTTGGCCGATGCCGTGGCGCAATAACCTACAGGAAGCCCTAACGCCATTTGGTGATGGTAGTAAACAGGGCGGCCGCTCCATGTAGAAGTTAGTATCAATGAACGTGAGGCAATGTGTGCCTTTAACAGGTTGTTTGTGATGTCCCAATCGCCGAAATAACTGCCGAATGAAGAGGTAAAAGGAGCCGTAAGTGAGTCGTTTACAAAATCGGTTGAAGTAGCGATGCCTGAACTGGTAGTATAACTACCATAGCCAGCCGTTACTGAAAACATATAGGGGCGGGTCTTTAACTCGGTTAAAAAATCCCCCTCACGAATAGAGTCTCCAAACATACCTGAGTAACTGCCCCAGCCGCCGCGCACAAAAGCTTCACCGCCAAATCCGCCAATAGCGTCTTCAATAAAACCGCGCAGCACAATAGGGTATTTGTTCAGTTTAAAATTATGGGCTTTGGCAAGGTAGCGGCGGGTTAGCGCGGTATCACTCATGCCAAAAACAGGCATATCATACATATCCACCCTACCCACGTGTAGTTTGGCACTTCCGGGGTTTATTGCATCTGCATCAAATTTACCGTCGCCGGGGGTATTGTAGTTGCGGGGGCTTGAAGAGACCTTTACGTTCAACACATAGTCTGTCCATTGACTGTTATCCGCCATCGAGTAATACAAATCAGCAGGCCAAGCACCGTAGTGGTCGCTGTGGCCGTCAGGCCCTACATAACCAGAATAGGGAACAGGTATATGACCTAACAAGTAAACAGCTTTAAAATTTATCGAATCCTGCTGCCACAAATCAATTACGTGTTGTTTAGCTTTTACCGGAGTTGAGTTTCGGCTTACATAACGGGTAATTACCTGCCATCCATCGCCACGCAAATCGCTTTGCAGTAGTTTAATCTCTGTAGCAAGCGGCAACCTGTAATTACTATCCACCATCAATAATAGCTTGCCGCGGTAGTTGTATTCGTCAATTCCGTCGCCGGCATACAAATAGCCATACCCATTGTAATTTGGGGTAAACTTCACTACTTGGTACTCAACCGCAACTCCTGCCTTTACTGTTGTATCGGTATAGGTGGTGTCTGATGCCGAAAGTGTTGCAAGTTCTGTCCATGCAAGGGCATCGGGTGTTTTTGAGAACACCTTGTATTGGGTAGCCGCTGCTGCTTTGTTCCACAACAGAGTGAAACGCAAAGGACTTTTTTGTACCGATAGTTTAATTTGTACGGTATAGTCTTTAGAGGCTTGCCCAAACGCAACCGCAGTTAGCAACAGGGCAATAATGAATGTGGTTAGTTTTTTCACTAATTGCCAAAGTTACAAATTGTTTGTATCGGATGGTTAGAATTTATAGTGGTTTTGTTCTATTCAAAATCTAAACGGGGCAAGGTTGTATTGTTAAATGGTTCAGGCATTTGAAACAATGATACAGCACAACCGATCATATACCGCGGCCCCCAATTATTAAATTTAGGCGGGTTGGCGTCATCATAATTATTAAGTAGGTGATAAGTAGGTATGCCACTAAGCAAAATATCGAACGAGGCATCGGTAAGCTTACTGTCGTTGCGCACCGTCATTGCTTCTGCGGTGTTAAAAGGGTTAGCTCCTAATACAGCTTTCAATGTGATGGTGGTATCGGTTAACTCCTCTTTTGTCAATACAAACTTAAAACGCCCCTTGTAATCAGTCCCCACAGTTTTAATTACTTTACCGTGTTGCAAAATCTGGATGGTAATGCCTGAGGCTGCCATCAATGTTTCTTTATCCCTCAATCTGCCGCTTATTTCTACAGGGAAACTAATAGTGTCAACAGGGTTGATGCTATCGCTTACAGGGATTGCGGGAGCCTGTTCTTGTTGGGTTTGGGCATTAGCAATGCCATTAGTGGCAAATACACCCAATAGGCTTAATAATGAAACTGTAAGGCCTTTAAACCGCGAAAAGAAATACTGTTGATGTAGGTTGTCAAGTTGGTCAACGGTATAAAAACCGCACACCTGTTCATCAGGATTGTTTAGTTTTTGGTGAAGTTCTTCTTTACTTAGTCCGGTATGATTGGTAACGCACTTATTGCAATCGCTGCAAAATTTCTTACCGTCGCCTGCATCAGTCATATCCTGCCATTTTTTAGAGCAAGGAAAAGTGAGTATTACTTTATTTTCCATAATAGGGTGGTTTTAAGTGATGAACAAAAGATTACATGGTTGCCAAAATCAAACTTCATTGCGGGTAGCCTGACAGGTTAAAACCTGTCGCTTTTGTAATTACCTTCCCGCAAGGGACTTAAGTCCCTTGCGGGAAGGTAATCGTATCAAGATGGGATTTTAATCCCATGTGTTTTAAACGAACCTTTACAAAAGAGGCTGGCTTTATGCTCGTCGGGACGATAGGAATAAAACCAACCGCTTATAGGATAAACTCATTAAAAGAACGACTCTTTAATCAATAAACGTTATTGTTTTGTTTGAAGTTGGAATAGCCGGTGTGATAAACCTTGCCCCAAAAAAATCCCCTATCTTCGCACACCATGCGCTTCTTACTCCTTTTTTCAGCACTGTTGGCGGTAAGCCCGTTGATTTCCCAATCAACCTACACGATGAGCAATAACCGCGAATATTCGCACTTGATTGACCGCTTCGAGATAATGAACGGCAGTCCGGCCCGCAAGTATTGGCTGTACGGCGGGGTGCACACCTCGGTGAAACCCTTGCAACGCTATGAAGTAGGTGCAATGGCTGAAAAGCTGTTGGGCGACAGCAACCGACGCTATACCAAGCGTGATGTGTTTAACCTAACGTATTTACTGGCCGATAATCCCGATGTGCAAGAAAATGAGGCGGTAAAAGGCAAGCCGATAGTAAAGTATTTTTATAACTATAAGGCTGCGTTGTATGCCTTTAAAGCGTACGAGTTTAGCGTGTTTGTAAATCCTGTGTTGAATTTCACTTCGGGTACTGAGCAGGTGGACGGTGAAAGCCGGATGATATGGCAAAACACGCGCGGTGCTGAAATGCGCGGACAAGTGGGAAGGCGTATCGGGTTTTATACCTACTTAACGGAGAACCAAGTAAAAGCCCCCTTGTATTTAGCTGACCGTACCCGTGCCGAAGGGGTGTTTCCGGGTGCAGGGCTTACCAAGCCTTATAAAACGGATACCAACACGTTTGATTTTTTTGAGGCCCGCGGCTACGTTACGTTTGATATTACCAAGTTGATTAATTTCCAATTCGGGCACGACCGTAATTTTATCGGCAACGGAGCACGCTCATTGGTGTTGAGCGATTTCTCTAAAGAAAACCTGTTTTTAAAGATAAAAACTAACGTGTGGCGCATTAACTACACCAACTTGTTTATGCAGTTAAACGCCTTCAATACCACGCTGGCAAAACGTGATAAGCGCGATAAATTTATGAGTTTTCACCATTTGAGTGTAAACCTTGGTCGCCGTTGGAACGTGGGAATTTTTGAGAGCATTGTGTTTAGCAGGGGCGATAGTGCCACAGGTAACGGACGTTTTGACTATAATTACCTGAACCCGATTATTTTTTACCGCGCTATTGAGCAATCAACAGGCGGGGTGAGCAGTGATAATGCGTTGTTGGGTTTTGATGTGAAGTTTAATGCCACCCGCAGTCTTAGCTTTTACAGCCAAGTAATATTGGACGAGTTGCACATCAAACAATTGCGCAGTAATCCGGGTTCATGGGTGAATAAATTCGGGGTGCAGGCAGGGATGAAATACATCAACGCCTTTACTATACCCCACCTTGATATTCAGTTAGAGGCTAATAGTGTACGCCCTTATACGTATCAGCATTTTAATACCGCGCAAACCTATACCAATATGGGCACGCCGTTGGCGCACCCGCTAGGGGCAAACTTTAATGAGGTGTTGGCCATTGTGCGCTACCAGCCTGCCAACCGCATTAATGTTACTGCCCGTGCTATTTATGCCAAATACGGCAAAGACAGTGCAGGAAGAAATTTTGGGGGTGATGTGGGCAAAAATTACGATACCCGCTATAGCGATGAGAACAATACCATTGGGCAGGGGGTAGGCAACACCCTTTTGTGGGGTGAGTTGACGGCCAGTTATATGCCCGCCCACAACCTGTTTTTTGATGTGCGCTACATTTATCGCAACGTAAGCAGTGATATTGCTGCACAAAGTACTACCAGCAGTATGCTGATGGTGGGAATGCGATTAAACTTTGGGTTGAGGGGATTTGAGTTTTAAGCCCTGCTGTAAAGACACGAAGACGCAAAGAAACTAACTTTGTGACTTTGCGTCTTAGCGGCAAAAGAATATTCCATGATTAATATCAAACAACAATTATATAACCTTTGCCTTGAGGCATTGAATACCCGTATTGAGGTGGCTAAGAAGGCGATGGAGGATGCCCAAAACTCAGCGAATGAGGAGGGCAAAAGCTCTATGGGGGATAAGTACGAAACCGCCCGTGCTATGGGGCAGATTGTGCGCGATATGAATGCCAAACAACTGAACGAGGCATTGAAAGAGCTGGCTACACTAAAACTCATAAATCCTGAAACACAACAAACCGTCATACAACCGGGTAGTGTGGCCATCACCGGCAGTGGAAATTATTTTATTGCCGTAAGTGCGGGTATGCTGAAAGTGGATGGGAAAACATGGGTAGCCCTTTCTCCCGCCACACCGTTGGCGCAAGTACTGTTAAACAAAAAAGCCGGAGATACTTTTGAGTTTAGAGGAAAAAAAGAAAAGGTGGTAGAAGTAGGGTAGGCTTTTTACAGATGGGGTAATATTCTTCACTGTCGTTCAGAATGACAATTCATAATAAATTAAATCCACCCCCTGCCCCCGCCTGCGGGGGACATTGAACGATTAGCGAGTTTTGATATCCGAAGAAATGATGTAGTAGGTTCGCTCTCCAATGTCCTCCTCATAGAGGAGGATTCAGGAGGAGGAATATAAAACCCCTGCCATGTCATGCTGACGAAGGAAGCATCTTCTCCCTCTTTGTCAGTTTACAGATTGGGGTAGTATTCTCCACTATCGTTCAGAATAACATTCAATCAACAAGTCAACAAGTCAACAAATCAAAAATTGATTACATCCATTGCACCTTCTCATCCATAGGGCGACGACGACCTTGTTGCAAAGGCTCGGCAGGAACACCGATGTAGAAAAAACCCATCAGTTGGTGGTTTTCGTCCAATTGTAGCCATTGGTGCATAGCAGCGCTAAACGTGCCGTTTCCGGTACTCCAATACCCGCCATATCCATATGCTGAAACTGTGAGCCATAGGTTTTGTACTGCCATTGCCACGCTGGCAATCTCCTCCATTTCTGGTACTATGGGGTTGCGGTGCATTACAATAGCAATAATGTGGCTGGTTTGCAACGGGGTTTCGTCAAACACTTTCAGTTTGGCATCCTTTATTTCCTCTGCGGGTGTGTTTGCTATGTACAACTGTTTTTGAAATCCTACCAGTTTTTCCAGCGCCTCACCTCTGAATACCTTAAACCTCCACGGTTCAGTATACTTATGGGTGGGTGCCCAATTGGCCGTTTCCAGCATTTCGGCTACAATTTCGTCAGCAATTTTTTCGCCGCTATATTGGCGCGGAAATATGCTGCGCCTGCTCTTAATCAATTCAGTAATATCTTGTTTATTCATCACGATACGCTCTAATCAATATCAAAAATCCCATTAAACATTAAATGTTAATTGTTAAATCAAATAACAATCAACCCGCTTTTTTGGTTTGGCTGTAGCCGTTGTCCAACAGCCATTTCAGTATTTTATCGCGGTGGTCTCCCTGTACCAGTATTTCAGCGTCCTTAGCACTGCCTCCGCTTCCGCAAAGGTTTTTCAGTTTTTTGCCCAAAGCTTCTAAGTCGTCGTTAGTACCCACAAAACCTGTTACCAGCGTAACGGCCTTGCCTGCACGGTTCTTTTTATCCAACATCACCCTTAACCTTTGTTGCTGTGGGGGCAGAGTGTTGGTTTCCTCCGTAGATTCTTCGTTGTATTCAAAATCGGGGTCGGTGCTGTACATAATCCCCAATTTGTTTTTGTTCTTGTTGCTCATAATTCAATGTTTAGTCACCCCGAAATAAAATAGTTAGTCTCTTACATTAAAATTCGACTTCGTATCTTAAGCATAAAGCCAAAAGTAAACAATCTCAGGGATAACGGTTTTCATCAAGCTGATGTTGCAGCGCTACAAAGCTACGGTATTGGCACTTATACCGCTCCCCGATTTGCCCTAAATATTTTCCTTCGGAGCGTCCCCTTTCTTTCCTTCGCGCATTCCCTAAACTGGTTTTTTACTCTTTGGTTGGGACAGCCGGGACAATCGTTTTTGATAATAAATCGTTGTTTTTCATTGTATTAACTTTAAAAAAACTGTCCCAAACACGTGAGACAAAATGGGACAATTTTATATCGTTGTTACGGTGTTATTCGGTTACGCGGTTATCCTGTTATTTTTGTTACGCACCGCACAGGGGGGTGCGGGGTTTTGCCAATATTGCGGACGGTTACGGCTTTCAAAGAACTTGTTGGATAGGTAGTAATTGGAAACGGGTATAAATGAAAAAATCCCGATTTCTCGGGACTTCCATAACTTTTTTATACAAAGTTGATAATTTTGAACACGACCCATTACCCCTTATCCGATTTGAAAGACTTCAAGTCATTAAAGAGTTTACTTGTCATCGCATCTATATCCAAGTCTGTAAGGTCACGAAATCTATAATTATTTTCCATCATTTCTTGCAGCCAACTATTAGGAAGGCATAGATCGTTATTCTCTATTAACTCAATAATATCATCAAACCAAATCCTTTTACCATCAGTGCGATAACAAACGGTTTTCGACGCCCTTTTACCTGTAATTGGGTTTGGAAATTGAAAAGCGCTTGTGCACATCATTACCTCTCCTGATTTCAAATAACTTAAAATACTGGTTTTGTTATATTTACTGTTTATGCTTCTGTCAACAAACTCATGGACACTTGGATAATTCTCGAAACCTTCATCATGTTCTTTCCACAATCCAAACCAATCAAAAGGCCAGTAATAAATATTATATTTCATTTAATTATTATCTTTTGAGCATAAATATATTAAATTTCCCCGCTCCCGCAAGTCTGTAGCGCAAACTGTGCGGCAGCGACTTGTGAGAATATATCTGTCCAGCCCACAGTAGCAAAGGTTACACAATACAGCCCATCAGTATTGTGTAACTTGTAGACACGGCTCATAATGCAATTTACTATTTCTAAGTTACAAACTTAACTTATTTACCCTCACAAGTCCCTGCCGCTGCAAACCAAACTACAGACTTGCGAGAGCGGGGAGGCTTATTTTAATATATTAATAATATTATTGAATATTTTTAATGAAGAATCTCCGTTATCCGGTAAAAGAAATTTATTTATTGAAAAAGTATCACTATTTACGATAAAAGTTAGCTTTTTTGTAGGAACTGTGTCTTTATATTGGTAACATTCAAAATTAGCCTTTATTTCACCATTTCCATTTAAATCAAAATTAGAATTATAAAAACACTCACTATCAACGCTTAAAAAGAAATTTTTTCTATTAGAAAAAATTAATTTATTGCTATATAATTCTTGTCCATTTTTTTGAACTCTAATTAAAGAATAGTAACTGATTGAAGGATCATATAATACAAAAAATAATACGCTATCTTTGCCGTAGCAATACTTTTCATTATATGATGAATCTTTCAATAGTAAAAAAGTTGTTAAATCAGCTTCATAATGAACAGGCATCAATAAACTTAATGAGCCATAACGAATCTCCATCAATGTCGAATCATTTCGACTAAATTTATATAGTTCGAAGCTATTGGTATTGCAAAAAACAGAGAGTTTGTCCTCTTTTCCCAAAACTTGTTTCCTTTGATTATTATCTATACAACTCATGAACATGTATAAAAAAATATAATACCCCTTTTTCACAATCTTGTTGTGCATTATTTTGTTGTTATTGTTTTGATATTATTCTTGTAGGTTACAGTTGTTTTATCTTGATTAGTTGTATTTGTCCCCGTATCTGTAATTATAATATCTGTTTTCAGATCCTTTACTGATGACTCGAACATAGATATCCAACCATTCAATGAAACAACTGTATCTTCCAGCTCTTTTAACTTCTTCTTTCCCCCGCTCTCGCAAGTCTGTAGCGTAGCCTGTGTGGCTGCGACTTGTTAGTATATATCTGTCAAGCCCACAGCAGCAAAGGGTACACAATACAGCCCATCTGTATTGTGTAACTTGTAGGCACGGCCATACGGCAAATTACTTTTCTAAGTTACAAACTTAGCTATTTACCCTCACAAGTTCCTGCCGCTATAGACTTGCGAGAAGAGTGGGTAATTGGAACACTACCAATTTTCATCATCGTATTCGGCTATTTCATTTACTGTATATCGAACCCATCCAACACCATCTTTTGAGTATTTAACTTTATACCATAAAATAGGACATTCAAAATTGGAAGAATCTTTCCCGCCAAAATCACTAGTACTTTTTATATACTTAAGAGGTGTCCTGTTTTTTACTGAGGTAACTACATTAGATAGTGAGTCAGGATTTTCATATATTAAAACCGATGTCAGTGTGATTAAATCAGGAAAAGTCTCATTATTAATCTGTGGAGGGTTAAATTTTAGTTTAAATGGGACAGAATATTCGCCAAGCATCCTTGTCACATGGGAATTTCGCCGTTGAATAATTTTCCCATCAAGGTTAGTGGCATATATTTTATTAGATTTATGGAACTTAAAGAACAATGATTTCTTTTCAAAGAACTCAAAAGTACTGTCACCACCAACGATCAGTAAATGTGCAAAAACATCATTTTTTTCATTAATAAAAATTCTACCCTTTCCATATATGTGTCTACCATCTTCATATAATGGATACTCTAGTATTGAGTTTCTACCATCTGAATACAAAAGACACCCTTCATATTCTGGACACTCTATTAGCGGTTTTTGAAGATTTTTATGTGCTCTTATTTTGTCAAAAGAAGATAGTTTTCCTTTTAAATCAAAAATAATCTCTTTAATAGAGTCTATAGAATTGAATTTATAAACATACTCCTCTTTTGATGATTCATTTGTTGTTTTATTTGAAGCAAATGAATCATTGCTGTTACTTTTCCCCTTACATGAAAAATATAGGAAAATAAGAAACGAATA
This region includes:
- a CDS encoding 3-oxoacyl-ACP synthase — protein: MINIKQQLYNLCLEALNTRIEVAKKAMEDAQNSANEEGKSSMGDKYETARAMGQIVRDMNAKQLNEALKELATLKLINPETQQTVIQPGSVAITGSGNYFIAVSAGMLKVDGKTWVALSPATPLAQVLLNKKAGDTFEFRGKKEKVVEVG
- a CDS encoding SH3 domain-containing protein, encoding MAKVVNCHINYCCFSNKTNTFKSLNNPMSFQKARNNILLYSFLIFLYFSCKGKSNSNDSFASNKTTNESSKEEYVYKFNSIDSIKEIIFDLKGKLSSFDKIRAHKNLQKPLIECPEYEGCLLYSDGRNSILEYPLYEDGRHIYGKGRIFINEKNDVFAHLLIVGGDSTFEFFEKKSLFFKFHKSNKIYATNLDGKIIQRRNSHVTRMLGEYSVPFKLKFNPPQINNETFPDLITLTSVLIYENPDSLSNVVTSVKNRTPLKYIKSTSDFGGKDSSNFECPILWYKVKYSKDGVGWVRYTVNEIAEYDDENW
- a CDS encoding nitroreductase, with protein sequence MNKQDITELIKSRRSIFPRQYSGEKIADEIVAEMLETANWAPTHKYTEPWRFKVFRGEALEKLVGFQKQLYIANTPAEEIKDAKLKVFDETPLQTSHIIAIVMHRNPIVPEMEEIASVAMAVQNLWLTVSAYGYGGYWSTGNGTFSAAMHQWLQLDENHQLMGFFYIGVPAEPLQQGRRRPMDEKVQWM
- a CDS encoding translation initiation factor, giving the protein MSNKNKNKLGIMYSTDPDFEYNEESTEETNTLPPQQQRLRVMLDKKNRAGKAVTLVTGFVGTNDDLEALGKKLKNLCGSGGSAKDAEILVQGDHRDKILKWLLDNGYSQTKKAG